From one Enterobacter kobei genomic stretch:
- the fliP gene encoding flagellar type III secretion system pore protein FliP (The bacterial flagellar biogenesis protein FliP forms a type III secretion system (T3SS)-type pore required for flagellar assembly.), producing MRPLLSLALAGLVLVAPSAFAQLPGLISQPLAGGGQSWSLPVQTLVFITSLTFLPAILLMMTSFTRIIIVFGLLRNALGTPSAPPNQVLLGLALFLTFFIMSPVIDKIYTEAYQPFSESKISVDVALEKGAQPLKEFMMRQTREADLALFARLGNTGPLQGPEAVPLRILLPAYVTSELKTAFQIGFTIFIPFLIIDLVIASVLMALGMMMVPPATIALPFKLMLFVLVDGWQLLVGSLAQSFYS from the coding sequence ATGCGCCCTTTGTTGTCCCTTGCGCTGGCTGGCTTAGTGCTGGTTGCGCCCTCCGCGTTTGCCCAGCTTCCGGGCCTGATCAGCCAGCCGCTCGCCGGGGGTGGTCAAAGCTGGTCGCTGCCGGTGCAGACGCTGGTGTTTATCACCTCGCTCACCTTCCTGCCCGCCATTCTGCTGATGATGACCAGCTTCACGCGTATCATCATTGTGTTTGGCCTGCTGCGAAACGCGCTGGGTACGCCCTCCGCGCCGCCGAACCAGGTCCTGCTGGGTCTGGCGTTATTTTTGACCTTTTTCATTATGTCCCCGGTGATCGATAAGATTTATACCGAGGCCTACCAGCCGTTTTCCGAAAGTAAAATTTCCGTCGACGTGGCGCTGGAAAAAGGTGCACAGCCGTTAAAAGAATTTATGATGCGTCAGACCCGTGAAGCGGATCTGGCCCTCTTTGCCCGTCTGGGAAATACCGGTCCGTTGCAGGGGCCTGAAGCGGTGCCGCTGCGTATTCTGCTGCCCGCGTACGTCACCAGCGAGTTAAAAACCGCCTTCCAGATCGGCTTTACCATTTTCATTCCGTTTTTGATCATCGACCTGGTGATCGCCAGCGTCCTGATGGCGCTCGGGATGATGATGGTGCCGCCCGCCACTATTGCGTTACCGTTTAAGCTGATGCTGTTCGTGCTGGTTGACGGCTGGCAGCTGCTGGTGGGATCGCTGGCTCAAAGTTTCTACAGTTAA
- a CDS encoding DUF808 domain-containing protein has translation MAGSSLLTLLDDIATLLDDISVMGKLAAKKTAGVLGDDLSLNAQQVSGVRANRELPVVWSVAKGSLLNKVILVPLALLISAFIPWAITPLLMVGGAFLCFEGVEKVLHTLHARKHKETPEARQQRLDAIAAQDPKTFERDKVKGAIRTDFILSAEIVAITLGIVADAPLLNQVLILSGIALVVTIGVYGLVGVIVKLDDVGYWLAEKPGAVARSVGKGLLVVAPWLMKSLTIIGTLAMFLVGGGIVVHGIPPLHHAIEHMAAAHGAVVQATLPMLANLVLGFVIGLAVVAVVKGIARLRGVKE, from the coding sequence TTGGCGGGAAGTAGTTTATTAACGTTACTGGACGACATTGCCACCTTACTGGATGACATCTCTGTCATGGGCAAACTGGCAGCGAAAAAGACGGCGGGCGTGCTCGGCGATGATTTGTCGCTTAACGCGCAGCAGGTGTCCGGCGTGCGCGCCAACCGCGAGCTGCCGGTCGTGTGGAGTGTGGCGAAAGGATCGCTGCTCAATAAAGTGATCCTTGTGCCACTGGCGTTGCTCATCAGCGCCTTTATTCCGTGGGCGATCACGCCGCTGTTAATGGTGGGCGGGGCGTTTTTATGTTTTGAAGGTGTTGAAAAGGTACTGCATACTCTGCATGCCCGTAAGCATAAAGAAACGCCGGAAGCGCGCCAGCAGCGTCTCGACGCCATCGCCGCGCAGGATCCGAAAACCTTCGAGCGCGATAAAGTCAAAGGCGCGATACGCACCGATTTTATTCTGTCGGCAGAGATTGTCGCCATCACGCTCGGTATTGTTGCCGATGCGCCGCTGCTCAACCAGGTTCTGATACTGTCCGGTATCGCACTGGTGGTAACGATTGGCGTGTATGGCCTGGTCGGGGTGATCGTCAAACTGGATGATGTGGGTTACTGGCTGGCGGAGAAGCCCGGTGCTGTGGCAAGATCGGTGGGTAAAGGCCTGCTGGTGGTTGCCCCCTGGCTGATGAAATCGCTCACTATTATCGGCACCTTAGCCATGTTTCTGGTGGGCGGCGGGATCGTGGTGCACGGCATTCCTCCGTTGCATCATGCGATTGAACATATGGCCGCCGCACACGGTGCGGTGGTTCAGGCAACCTTACCGATGCTGGCTAATTTAGTGCTGGGCTTTGTGATTGGCCTGGCCGTTGTGGCGGTGGTAAAAGGTATCGCGCGGTTACGCGGCGTAAAGGAGTAA
- the fliN gene encoding flagellar motor switch protein FliN, which translates to MSDMNNPSDENNEAMDDIWADALNEQKTTTSSKSSADAVFQQFGGGDVSGTLQDIDLIMDIPVKLTVELGRTRMTIKELLRLTQGSVVALEGLAGEPLDILINGYLIAQGEVVVVADKYGVRITDIITPSERMRRLSR; encoded by the coding sequence ATGAGTGACATGAACAATCCGTCCGATGAAAACAACGAAGCAATGGACGATATCTGGGCTGATGCGTTAAACGAACAGAAAACCACCACCAGCAGCAAAAGCTCCGCCGACGCGGTCTTCCAGCAGTTTGGCGGCGGCGATGTCAGCGGTACCTTGCAGGACATCGATCTGATCATGGATATTCCGGTCAAGCTGACCGTGGAACTGGGCCGTACTCGCATGACCATCAAAGAACTGCTGCGTCTGACGCAGGGGTCGGTGGTAGCGCTGGAAGGTCTGGCCGGCGAGCCGCTGGATATTCTGATCAACGGTTATCTGATCGCGCAAGGTGAAGTGGTGGTCGTGGCGGATAAATACGGTGTGCGTATTACCGACATCATTACCCCGTCCGAGCGTATGCGTCGTCTGAGCCGCTGA
- the fliR gene encoding flagellar biosynthetic protein FliR produces MLHVTSDQWLHWLSMYFWPLLRVLALISTAPILSERTVPKRVKLGLGLVITFVIAPSLPANDVTIFSANALWLALQQIMIGMALGFTMQFAFAAIRTAGELIGLQMGLSFATFFDPASNLNMPVLARFMDLLALLLFLTFDGHLWLISMLVDTFHTLPVGNNPINSNAFLALTRAGGLIFLNGLMLALPVMTMLLTLNMSLGLLNRMAPQLSVFAIGFPITLSVGILLMALLMPLIAPFCEHLFSEIFNLLADIVSEMPQNTNP; encoded by the coding sequence ATGCTGCACGTCACCAGCGACCAGTGGCTGCACTGGCTAAGTATGTATTTCTGGCCGCTGCTGCGCGTACTGGCGCTGATCTCAACCGCCCCAATCTTAAGCGAACGTACCGTGCCCAAGCGCGTCAAGTTGGGCCTCGGGCTGGTGATCACCTTTGTGATCGCCCCGTCGCTGCCGGCTAATGACGTGACCATTTTCTCCGCAAATGCCCTGTGGCTGGCGTTGCAGCAAATAATGATTGGCATGGCGCTGGGCTTTACCATGCAGTTCGCTTTTGCTGCGATCCGTACGGCGGGTGAGCTTATCGGCCTGCAAATGGGCCTGTCGTTCGCCACCTTCTTCGATCCCGCCAGTAACCTGAATATGCCGGTACTGGCGCGCTTTATGGATCTGCTGGCGCTGCTGCTGTTTTTGACCTTTGATGGGCATCTGTGGCTGATTTCCATGCTGGTGGATACCTTCCATACGCTGCCAGTTGGTAATAACCCGATCAACAGCAACGCCTTCCTCGCGCTGACCCGCGCTGGCGGCTTAATTTTCCTCAATGGTTTGATGCTGGCCCTGCCGGTGATGACCATGCTGCTGACGCTGAACATGTCCCTTGGCCTGCTCAACCGCATGGCTCCGCAACTCTCGGTGTTCGCCATTGGCTTCCCTATCACGCTGAGCGTCGGCATCCTGCTGATGGCCTTGCTGATGCCGCTGATCGCGCCCTTCTGTGAGCATTTATTCAGCGAAATCTTCAATCTGTTGGCAGATATTGTCAGCGAGATGCCGCAGAATACTAATCCCTGA
- the yedA gene encoding drug/metabolite exporter YedA, producing the protein MRFRQLLPLIGSLFALYIIWGSTYFVIRVGVESWPPLMMAGVRFLTAGVLLLTFLLFTGHRLPPLRPLLNAALIGVLLLAVGNGMVTVAEHQNVPSGIAAVVVATVPLFTLCFSHFFGIQTRKLEWLGIAIGLSGIVLLNSGGNLSGNPLGAVMILIGSLSWAFGSVYGSRIALPVGMMAGAIEMLAAGIVLLAASWITGESLTTLPTLSGFLAVGYLAIFGSIIAISAYMYLIRNTTPAVATSYAYVNPVVAVLLGTTFAGEVLSPVEWLALGIIILAVVLVTLGKYLFPARPVVTPCEIKK; encoded by the coding sequence ATGCGTTTCAGGCAGCTTTTACCGCTTATTGGTTCTCTTTTCGCGCTTTATATTATCTGGGGTTCCACCTACTTTGTCATTCGAGTCGGGGTCGAAAGCTGGCCGCCACTGATGATGGCGGGCGTCCGCTTTCTGACGGCGGGCGTGCTGCTGCTGACGTTTCTGCTGTTTACCGGGCACCGGTTACCACCGCTGCGTCCACTGCTTAACGCCGCGCTGATCGGTGTATTACTGCTGGCGGTGGGTAATGGTATGGTCACCGTCGCTGAGCATCAGAACGTCCCGTCGGGGATTGCCGCGGTCGTGGTGGCGACGGTGCCGCTATTCACACTCTGTTTCAGCCATTTTTTTGGGATCCAGACCCGCAAGCTGGAGTGGCTTGGCATCGCCATTGGCCTGAGCGGTATTGTGCTGCTTAACAGCGGCGGCAACCTGAGTGGCAATCCGCTGGGTGCGGTGATGATCTTAATCGGCTCGCTAAGCTGGGCGTTTGGCTCGGTGTACGGTTCGCGCATTGCACTGCCGGTCGGCATGATGGCGGGTGCTATTGAAATGCTGGCGGCGGGCATCGTGCTGCTGGCGGCGTCCTGGATCACCGGGGAAAGCCTCACCACCCTGCCGACGCTGTCAGGCTTTTTAGCGGTGGGCTATCTGGCAATCTTTGGTTCGATTATCGCCATCAGCGCGTACATGTACCTTATTCGCAATACCACCCCGGCTGTCGCGACCAGCTACGCCTATGTGAATCCGGTGGTGGCGGTGCTGCTGGGTACCACCTTTGCCGGTGAGGTTCTGTCGCCGGTGGAGTGGCTGGCGCTGGGCATCATTATTCTTGCGGTAGTGCTGGTGACGCTGGGGAAATACCTGTTCCCTGCCCGCCCGGTGGTGACACCGTGCGAGATCAAGAAATAG
- the fliL gene encoding flagellar basal body-associated protein FliL — protein sequence MTDSAIPKKSKRGIWIPLLVLITLAACATAGYSYWRMQQHPADASKKAELPPPPAPVFFALDTFTVNLGDADRVLYVGITLRLKDDATRTRLSEYLPEVRSRLLLLFSRQDASQLATAEGKQKLVDAIKDTLSSPLVAGQPKQEVTDVLYTAFILR from the coding sequence ATGACTGACTCCGCCATTCCCAAAAAAAGTAAGCGTGGGATCTGGATCCCGCTGTTGGTGTTAATCACCCTCGCTGCGTGCGCCACCGCTGGTTACAGCTACTGGCGTATGCAACAGCATCCGGCAGACGCCAGCAAAAAAGCAGAACTACCGCCGCCTCCGGCACCGGTCTTCTTTGCTCTCGATACCTTTACCGTGAACCTGGGCGACGCCGATCGGGTGTTGTACGTGGGGATCACGTTGCGTCTGAAAGATGACGCGACGCGTACACGTTTGAGCGAATATCTTCCGGAAGTGCGTAGCCGCTTACTGTTACTCTTCTCGCGTCAGGATGCTTCACAACTGGCGACCGCTGAAGGCAAGCAGAAACTCGTGGATGCGATTAAAGATACGCTCTCTTCGCCGTTAGTCGCCGGGCAACCGAAGCAGGAAGTGACTGACGTTCTTTATACAGCTTTCATTTTGCGGTAA
- a CDS encoding mannosyl-3-phosphoglycerate phosphatase-related protein, producing the protein MPTLHDPLLVFSDLDGTLLDSHTYDWQPAAEWLSRLGQHNIPVILCSSKTAADMLALQKSLGLKDLPFIAENGAVIQLDTRWQDHADYPRLINGATHDEVVKVLTQLREQNGYKFTLFSEMEDRVLAEVTGLTPAQAALARLHEASETLIWRDSDERMALFSDTLAGLGLRFMQGARYWHVLDESGGKDQAVNWLTKQYRQRDGHPHITLGLGDGPNDAPLLDNVDFAVVVKGLNRDGVALRNDDPDRVYRTELKGPAGWREGLDYWLGEP; encoded by the coding sequence ATGCCAACCCTGCACGACCCCCTACTGGTTTTTAGCGATCTCGATGGCACCCTGCTGGACAGCCATACGTATGACTGGCAGCCCGCCGCAGAGTGGCTGAGCCGCCTAGGCCAGCATAACATCCCGGTCATTCTGTGCAGCAGTAAAACGGCTGCCGACATGCTGGCGCTTCAGAAAAGCCTCGGCCTTAAGGATCTGCCGTTTATTGCCGAGAATGGCGCGGTGATCCAGCTCGACACCCGCTGGCAGGATCATGCGGACTACCCGCGGCTGATCAATGGCGCCACGCATGATGAAGTGGTCAAGGTACTGACACAGCTGCGTGAGCAAAATGGCTACAAATTTACGCTATTTAGCGAGATGGAAGATCGCGTGCTGGCGGAGGTGACCGGGCTGACGCCTGCGCAGGCGGCTCTGGCACGCCTGCACGAGGCCTCTGAGACGCTGATCTGGCGCGACAGCGATGAACGCATGGCGCTGTTCAGCGACACGCTGGCGGGGCTGGGATTGCGTTTTATGCAGGGCGCGCGTTACTGGCACGTGCTGGATGAGAGCGGTGGCAAAGATCAGGCCGTCAACTGGCTGACAAAACAGTACCGCCAGCGCGACGGCCACCCTCATATCACCCTTGGCCTCGGGGATGGTCCGAACGACGCCCCGCTGCTGGATAACGTCGATTTCGCCGTGGTCGTCAAAGGCCTTAACCGCGACGGCGTGGCGCTGCGTAATGACGATCCAGACCGCGTCTACCGCACGGAACTCAAAGGCCCGGCCGGCTGGCGCGAAGGCCTGGATTACTGGCTCGGCGAGCCCTGA
- the yodD gene encoding YodD family peroxide/acid resistance protein, which translates to MKGDHGNKPSGEGEINVDALLAAINEISESNIHRVDSDDGQRVSVDGRDYHTWRELAEAFELDIHDFSASEINR; encoded by the coding sequence ATGAAAGGCGATCACGGCAATAAACCTTCTGGTGAAGGCGAAATTAATGTCGACGCCCTGCTGGCGGCCATTAATGAAATCAGCGAAAGCAATATTCATCGCGTTGACAGCGATGACGGGCAACGGGTGAGCGTTGACGGGCGTGATTATCATACGTGGCGGGAACTGGCAGAGGCTTTTGAGCTGGATATCCATGACTTTAGCGCGTCAGAAATTAACCGCTAA
- the fliM gene encoding flagellar motor switch protein FliM: MGDSILSQAEIDALLNGDSDNNDAPKAGDGFESEIRPYDPNTQRRVVRERLQALEIINERFARQFRMGLFNLLRRSPDITVGAIRIQPYHEFARNLPVPTNLNLIHLKPLRGTGLFVFSPSLVFIAVDNLFGGDGRFPTKVEGREFTHTEQRVINRMLKLALEGYSDAWKAIHPLDVEYVRSEMQVKFTNITTSPNDIVVNTPFHVEIGNLTGEFNICLPFSMIEPLRETLVNPPLENSRNEDQNWRDNLVRQVQHSELELIANFGDVPLRLSQILKLQPGDVLPIEKPDRIIAHVDGVPVLTSQYGTINGQYALRVEHLINPILNSLNEEQPK; this comes from the coding sequence ATGGGCGACAGTATTCTTTCTCAGGCTGAAATCGATGCGCTCTTAAACGGCGACAGCGATAATAACGATGCTCCAAAGGCCGGTGACGGCTTCGAGAGCGAAATTCGCCCTTATGATCCTAATACCCAGCGTCGCGTTGTTCGCGAACGTTTACAGGCGCTGGAGATCATCAACGAACGTTTTGCGCGTCAGTTCCGTATGGGACTGTTTAACCTGTTACGTCGTAGCCCGGATATTACCGTTGGCGCGATCCGTATTCAGCCGTATCACGAGTTTGCGCGTAACCTGCCGGTACCGACAAACCTTAACCTGATCCACCTGAAACCGTTACGCGGCACCGGGCTGTTTGTGTTTTCCCCAAGCCTGGTCTTTATCGCCGTGGATAACCTGTTCGGTGGCGATGGTCGCTTCCCGACGAAAGTGGAAGGCCGTGAATTTACCCATACTGAGCAGCGCGTGATTAACCGCATGCTGAAGCTGGCGCTGGAAGGCTACAGCGATGCATGGAAAGCGATCCACCCGCTGGACGTTGAATATGTGCGTTCGGAGATGCAGGTTAAGTTTACCAACATCACCACATCGCCGAACGATATTGTCGTCAATACCCCTTTCCACGTGGAAATCGGTAACCTGACGGGCGAGTTTAATATCTGTCTGCCCTTCAGCATGATTGAGCCGTTGCGTGAAACCCTGGTTAACCCGCCGCTGGAGAACTCCCGCAACGAGGACCAGAACTGGCGCGATAACCTGGTACGTCAGGTTCAGCACTCTGAGCTGGAGCTGATCGCTAACTTTGGCGATGTACCGCTGCGCCTGTCGCAGATCCTGAAACTGCAACCCGGTGACGTGTTGCCGATCGAAAAACCCGATCGCATCATTGCCCATGTGGACGGTGTGCCTGTGCTCACCAGCCAGTACGGCACGATTAACGGCCAGTACGCCCTGCGTGTAGAGCATTTGATCAACCCGATCTTGAATTCGCTGAATGAGGAACAGCCCAAATGA
- the dsrB gene encoding protein DsrB, translating to MKVNDKVTVKTDGGPRRPGVVLAVEPFSEGTMYLVSLEDYPLGIWFFNELGHPDGVFVEKQDP from the coding sequence ATGAAGGTAAACGATAAGGTTACAGTGAAAACGGACGGGGGTCCTCGCCGTCCGGGAGTCGTACTGGCCGTCGAGCCGTTCAGTGAAGGCACTATGTATCTGGTATCCCTTGAGGACTACCCGTTAGGCATCTGGTTCTTTAACGAGCTGGGGCACCCGGACGGGGTATTTGTGGAGAAGCAAGACCCGTAA
- the rcsA gene encoding transcriptional regulator RcsA: MSTIIMDLCSYTRLGLTGYLTSRGVKKREINDVETVDELGSACEALKPAVVFINEDCFIHDQELSLQIKQIINQYPKTMFIVFMAIANIHFDEYLLVRKNLLISSKSIKPESLDDILGGCLNTEAKGKGSINLPTLSLSRTESSMLKMWMSGQGTIQISDQMNIKAKTVSSHKGNIKRKIKTHNKQVIYHVVRLTDNVTNGIFVNMR; encoded by the coding sequence ATGTCAACGATTATTATGGATTTATGCAGTTATACCAGGTTGGGATTAACCGGATACCTGACAAGCCGGGGAGTAAAAAAGCGAGAAATCAATGATGTAGAGACCGTTGATGAGCTTGGATCTGCCTGCGAGGCGCTAAAACCCGCAGTGGTATTTATTAATGAAGACTGCTTTATACATGATCAGGAACTCAGCCTGCAAATTAAGCAAATCATTAATCAATATCCGAAAACAATGTTTATCGTGTTTATGGCAATTGCCAATATCCACTTTGATGAATACCTGCTGGTACGCAAAAACTTATTAATTAGTTCAAAATCGATTAAGCCTGAATCACTGGATGACATTCTCGGTGGTTGCCTGAATACTGAGGCAAAGGGCAAAGGTTCCATTAACCTGCCTACACTCTCGTTAAGCCGTACTGAATCCAGTATGTTGAAAATGTGGATGTCAGGTCAGGGAACCATTCAAATATCCGATCAGATGAATATTAAAGCGAAGACGGTATCATCACATAAGGGTAATATTAAAAGAAAAATCAAAACGCATAATAAGCAAGTGATCTATCACGTGGTACGACTTACCGATAATGTGACCAACGGTATTTTCGTCAATATGCGGTGA
- the fliQ gene encoding flagellar biosynthesis protein FliQ gives MTPESVMMMGTDAMKVALSLAAPLLLVSLVTGLVISILQAATQINEMTLSFIPKIIAVVVAIVVAGPWMLNLLLDYMRGLFNNIPYIIG, from the coding sequence ATGACGCCTGAATCGGTCATGATGATGGGCACCGACGCGATGAAAGTCGCCCTCTCCCTTGCGGCGCCGCTATTGCTGGTATCGCTGGTCACGGGTCTGGTGATCAGTATTTTGCAGGCAGCCACGCAGATTAACGAAATGACGCTGTCGTTCATTCCGAAAATCATCGCCGTGGTCGTGGCTATCGTGGTGGCCGGGCCGTGGATGCTGAATTTGCTGCTCGATTATATGCGCGGTCTGTTTAATAACATCCCCTACATCATCGGATAA
- the dgcQ gene encoding cellulose biosynthesis regulator diguanylate cyclase DgcQ, translated as MLLKKFCLFCDPARIVNLCFTIVLVSSTLLTWREAVVLEDAYAASQRTTLEKATSALDRQMQTGLNLLLFYHNSMQTAMQTPLALKVLHDTRQEFDAVRRQPSWQINGYARRTLPINGVSDAFVQQHPMLNRDIPGFGDEMIAAQEVAYMMRLSVVYPVAPSRAIYVSRAGYFVSTSTPADSEDTAARYQRIIDSSWFSGQSVSENPTRDVRWFARTGYGGEFITASIPLDYQQYWYGTVALQFPVAFFKQQLEDTLNDDDKGEYQLYDEQFRLITASTNDNAAPAVFNDTDRHELLQAMAMKSAGNLHLGSLFVSWQKLKHFDGVLIRIHSLSAGLDGDFGTISIVIALLWLLFTTMVLISWGVIRRMVRNMSEMQSSLQWQAWHDPLTRLSNRGGLFNQAKKLTAYSQQTGEPIAVIQIDLDHFKQVNDRHGHQAGDRVLTHVARLISNTLRADDVAGRVGGEEFCVIIPNATLAQAAEIAERIRTRIAAKEILLPKGRTLRITASLGVSSGVVDDLVNFELLQSIADNRLYHAKRSGRNQVCASGEYQGSPSQ; from the coding sequence GTGCTGTTAAAAAAGTTTTGCCTCTTTTGTGATCCTGCGCGGATCGTAAACCTCTGCTTTACCATTGTTCTGGTTAGCTCAACGCTGCTTACCTGGCGTGAAGCCGTGGTGCTGGAAGATGCCTATGCCGCCAGCCAGCGTACCACGCTTGAAAAAGCCACCTCTGCTCTGGATCGGCAGATGCAAACAGGCCTCAACCTGTTGCTGTTTTATCACAACAGTATGCAGACCGCGATGCAGACCCCGCTTGCTTTAAAAGTCCTCCATGATACCCGGCAGGAATTTGACGCTGTCCGCCGGCAACCTTCATGGCAGATTAATGGCTATGCCCGACGCACGTTGCCGATTAACGGCGTGAGCGATGCCTTTGTACAGCAACACCCGATGCTGAACCGTGATATTCCCGGCTTTGGCGATGAAATGATTGCCGCCCAGGAAGTGGCCTACATGATGCGTCTGTCGGTGGTTTATCCGGTGGCGCCGTCACGGGCCATTTATGTCTCACGCGCGGGCTATTTTGTTTCCACCAGCACCCCGGCAGACAGTGAAGATACGGCCGCACGTTATCAGAGGATCATTGATTCTTCCTGGTTCAGCGGTCAGTCCGTTAGCGAGAATCCTACGCGTGACGTACGCTGGTTCGCCCGCACTGGCTATGGTGGTGAATTCATTACCGCCAGCATACCGCTCGATTATCAGCAGTACTGGTACGGTACTGTCGCGCTGCAGTTCCCGGTCGCTTTCTTTAAACAGCAACTGGAAGACACACTTAATGATGATGATAAAGGCGAGTACCAGCTCTACGACGAACAGTTTCGTCTGATCACCGCGTCGACGAACGACAACGCGGCACCAGCGGTGTTCAATGACACAGACCGGCATGAACTGCTTCAGGCGATGGCGATGAAAAGCGCCGGTAATCTGCATCTCGGCAGCCTGTTTGTCAGCTGGCAAAAACTGAAGCATTTCGATGGCGTGCTGATCCGTATCCATTCTCTCAGTGCGGGCCTCGATGGTGATTTTGGCACCATCAGCATTGTGATCGCGCTACTGTGGCTACTGTTCACCACGATGGTACTGATCTCGTGGGGGGTGATCCGCCGGATGGTACGCAATATGTCTGAGATGCAAAGTTCGTTGCAGTGGCAGGCCTGGCACGATCCCTTAACCCGACTGAGCAACCGCGGCGGGCTTTTTAATCAGGCGAAAAAACTCACCGCGTACAGCCAGCAAACCGGCGAGCCGATAGCGGTCATCCAGATTGATCTCGACCACTTTAAGCAGGTTAATGACCGCCACGGCCATCAGGCGGGCGATCGTGTGCTGACGCATGTGGCCCGCTTGATCAGTAATACGCTTAGGGCGGATGATGTGGCCGGCCGCGTCGGTGGGGAAGAGTTTTGTGTGATCATACCGAACGCGACGCTGGCACAGGCGGCTGAGATTGCGGAGCGTATCCGCACGCGCATTGCTGCGAAAGAAATCCTGCTGCCGAAAGGCCGTACGCTGCGCATCACCGCCTCGCTCGGAGTCAGCAGCGGTGTGGTGGATGATCTGGTGAATTTTGAGTTATTGCAGTCCATTGCCGACAATCGGCTTTACCATGCCAAACGCAGCGGGCGCAACCAGGTGTGCGCCAGCGGTGAATATCAGGGCTCGCCGAGCCAGTAA
- the fliO gene encoding flagellar biosynthetic protein FliO — MKTQATVAHPSAAPGSPLLQVSGALLGIIALILAAAWLAKRVGFAGKTASARGLKVSASTTVGPRERVVIVDVEDARLVLGITASNISLLHTLPPAQPEPEGLKENTPDFQAVLKNLLKRSGRS, encoded by the coding sequence ATGAAAACCCAGGCAACCGTTGCCCATCCTTCTGCCGCACCCGGTTCGCCGCTGTTACAAGTCAGCGGCGCACTGTTGGGCATTATCGCCCTGATCCTGGCGGCGGCCTGGCTGGCGAAACGCGTGGGTTTTGCCGGTAAAACCGCCAGCGCTCGCGGCCTGAAGGTCAGCGCCAGCACCACCGTCGGCCCGCGCGAGCGGGTGGTGATCGTCGATGTCGAGGACGCGCGTCTGGTGCTGGGTATTACTGCGTCGAACATTTCATTGCTGCACACCCTCCCGCCCGCTCAGCCGGAGCCTGAGGGTCTGAAAGAGAACACCCCGGATTTCCAGGCCGTGTTGAAGAATTTGCTCAAGCGTTCCGGGAGATCCTGA